One genomic window of Motacilla alba alba isolate MOTALB_02 chromosome 3, Motacilla_alba_V1.0_pri, whole genome shotgun sequence includes the following:
- the DYNC2LI1 gene encoding cytoplasmic dynein 2 light intermediate chain 1 isoform X1, with the protein MATGRRARARAAMPKASDTLWDLAIAEVEKRENPDDDDDVKPGEVWEKSILFMGNKNGGKTTIILRCLEREEPPKPTLALEYTFGRRARRHNTPKDVAHFWELGGGTSLVELIRIPITSHNIRSFAVVLVLDLSKPNELWTTMESLLQVTRNHVNKILTKLEKTNPEVAAEIKQRMWNNLQRDHPDSALVDPFPIPLVIIGSKYDIFQEFDSEMRKIISKTLRFVSHYYGASLVFTSKSEALLLKARALINPLAFGYDKSKSVSVDPSKPLFIPAGLDSMSQIGPPPASDSDLGKIRANTPLELWKKVFEKTFPPKSFCDLQDTKDPAQDSQYAEYEVDVMRAQKNQELEQYKRNASKSWKEMDFDSD; encoded by the exons ATGGCCACGGGCCGCCGGGCCCGCGCCCGCGCAGCGATGCCGAAGGCCAG TGATACTTTATGGGATCTTGCTATAGCTGAagtggagaagagagaaaatcctgatgatgatgatgatgtcaAGCCAGGGGAAGTTTGGGAAAAATCAATATTATTTATGGGAAACAAAAATGGG gGAAAGACCACTATCATACTGAGATGCCTTGAGAG GGAAGAGCCTCCAAAGCCAACATTAGCCTTGGAATATACATTTGGAAGAAGAGCAAGGAGACACAATACA CCTAAAGATGTAGCTCATTTTTGGGAATTAGGTGGTGGAACCTCATTAGTGGAACTCATTCGAATACCGATCACTAGCCACAACATAAG GTCATTTGCTGTAGTTCTGGTATTGGATCTCTCCAAACCTAATGAACTCTGGACTACTATGGAGAGCCTTCTGCAGGTCACCAGGAACCACGTCAACAAAATTTTAACCAAACTAGAAAAGACAAACCCTGAAGTAGCTGCTGAAATTAAACAGAGAATGTGGAACAATCTGCAGAGGGATCACCCT GACAGTGCATTAGTTGACCCTTTTCCAATACCCTTGGTGATAATTGGAAGCAAATACGATATTTTTCAG GAGTTTGACtctgaaatgaggaaaataataaGCAAGACACTTCGATTTGTTTCACATTATTATGGAGCATCATTAGTG TTTACCAGTAAATCTGAGGCTCTCCTGCTGAAAGCCCGTGCTCTTATTAATCCCTTGGCATTTGGCTACGATAAAAG caAGTCTGTATCAGTGGATCCCAGCAAACCTCTCTTTATACCAGCAGGCCTGGATTCCATGAGTCAAATAG GACCACCACCTGCCTCTGACAGTGATCTTGGAAAGATCCGTGCCAACACACCTTTGGAACTATGGAAAAAAGTATTTGAGAAAACATTTCCTCCCAAG aGTTTCTGTGATTTACAAGATACCAAGGACCCTGCACAGGATAGTCAATATGCTGAGTATGAAGTTGATGTCATGAGAGCTCAGAAAAACCAG gAACTTGAACAATACAAAAGAAATGCCTCTAAATCCTGGAAGGAAATGGATTTTGACTCCGATTGA
- the DYNC2LI1 gene encoding cytoplasmic dynein 2 light intermediate chain 1 isoform X2, with protein sequence MATGRRARARAAMPKASDTLWDLAIAEVEKRENPDDDDDVKPGEVWEKSILFMGNKNGGKTTIILRCLEREEPPKPTLALEYTFGRRARRHNTPKDVAHFWELGGGTSLVELIRIPITSHNIRSFAVVLVLDLSKPNELWTTMESLLQVTRNHVNKILTKLEKTNPEVAAEIKQRMWNNLQRDHPDSALVDPFPIPLVIIGSKYDIFQFTSKSEALLLKARALINPLAFGYDKSKSVSVDPSKPLFIPAGLDSMSQIGPPPASDSDLGKIRANTPLELWKKVFEKTFPPKSFCDLQDTKDPAQDSQYAEYEVDVMRAQKNQELEQYKRNASKSWKEMDFDSD encoded by the exons ATGGCCACGGGCCGCCGGGCCCGCGCCCGCGCAGCGATGCCGAAGGCCAG TGATACTTTATGGGATCTTGCTATAGCTGAagtggagaagagagaaaatcctgatgatgatgatgatgtcaAGCCAGGGGAAGTTTGGGAAAAATCAATATTATTTATGGGAAACAAAAATGGG gGAAAGACCACTATCATACTGAGATGCCTTGAGAG GGAAGAGCCTCCAAAGCCAACATTAGCCTTGGAATATACATTTGGAAGAAGAGCAAGGAGACACAATACA CCTAAAGATGTAGCTCATTTTTGGGAATTAGGTGGTGGAACCTCATTAGTGGAACTCATTCGAATACCGATCACTAGCCACAACATAAG GTCATTTGCTGTAGTTCTGGTATTGGATCTCTCCAAACCTAATGAACTCTGGACTACTATGGAGAGCCTTCTGCAGGTCACCAGGAACCACGTCAACAAAATTTTAACCAAACTAGAAAAGACAAACCCTGAAGTAGCTGCTGAAATTAAACAGAGAATGTGGAACAATCTGCAGAGGGATCACCCT GACAGTGCATTAGTTGACCCTTTTCCAATACCCTTGGTGATAATTGGAAGCAAATACGATATTTTTCAG TTTACCAGTAAATCTGAGGCTCTCCTGCTGAAAGCCCGTGCTCTTATTAATCCCTTGGCATTTGGCTACGATAAAAG caAGTCTGTATCAGTGGATCCCAGCAAACCTCTCTTTATACCAGCAGGCCTGGATTCCATGAGTCAAATAG GACCACCACCTGCCTCTGACAGTGATCTTGGAAAGATCCGTGCCAACACACCTTTGGAACTATGGAAAAAAGTATTTGAGAAAACATTTCCTCCCAAG aGTTTCTGTGATTTACAAGATACCAAGGACCCTGCACAGGATAGTCAATATGCTGAGTATGAAGTTGATGTCATGAGAGCTCAGAAAAACCAG gAACTTGAACAATACAAAAGAAATGCCTCTAAATCCTGGAAGGAAATGGATTTTGACTCCGATTGA
- the DYNC2LI1 gene encoding cytoplasmic dynein 2 light intermediate chain 1 isoform X3, giving the protein MGNKNGGKTTIILRCLEREEPPKPTLALEYTFGRRARRHNTPKDVAHFWELGGGTSLVELIRIPITSHNIRSFAVVLVLDLSKPNELWTTMESLLQVTRNHVNKILTKLEKTNPEVAAEIKQRMWNNLQRDHPDSALVDPFPIPLVIIGSKYDIFQEFDSEMRKIISKTLRFVSHYYGASLVFTSKSEALLLKARALINPLAFGYDKSKSVSVDPSKPLFIPAGLDSMSQIGPPPASDSDLGKIRANTPLELWKKVFEKTFPPKSFCDLQDTKDPAQDSQYAEYEVDVMRAQKNQELEQYKRNASKSWKEMDFDSD; this is encoded by the exons ATGGGAAACAAAAATGGG gGAAAGACCACTATCATACTGAGATGCCTTGAGAG GGAAGAGCCTCCAAAGCCAACATTAGCCTTGGAATATACATTTGGAAGAAGAGCAAGGAGACACAATACA CCTAAAGATGTAGCTCATTTTTGGGAATTAGGTGGTGGAACCTCATTAGTGGAACTCATTCGAATACCGATCACTAGCCACAACATAAG GTCATTTGCTGTAGTTCTGGTATTGGATCTCTCCAAACCTAATGAACTCTGGACTACTATGGAGAGCCTTCTGCAGGTCACCAGGAACCACGTCAACAAAATTTTAACCAAACTAGAAAAGACAAACCCTGAAGTAGCTGCTGAAATTAAACAGAGAATGTGGAACAATCTGCAGAGGGATCACCCT GACAGTGCATTAGTTGACCCTTTTCCAATACCCTTGGTGATAATTGGAAGCAAATACGATATTTTTCAG GAGTTTGACtctgaaatgaggaaaataataaGCAAGACACTTCGATTTGTTTCACATTATTATGGAGCATCATTAGTG TTTACCAGTAAATCTGAGGCTCTCCTGCTGAAAGCCCGTGCTCTTATTAATCCCTTGGCATTTGGCTACGATAAAAG caAGTCTGTATCAGTGGATCCCAGCAAACCTCTCTTTATACCAGCAGGCCTGGATTCCATGAGTCAAATAG GACCACCACCTGCCTCTGACAGTGATCTTGGAAAGATCCGTGCCAACACACCTTTGGAACTATGGAAAAAAGTATTTGAGAAAACATTTCCTCCCAAG aGTTTCTGTGATTTACAAGATACCAAGGACCCTGCACAGGATAGTCAATATGCTGAGTATGAAGTTGATGTCATGAGAGCTCAGAAAAACCAG gAACTTGAACAATACAAAAGAAATGCCTCTAAATCCTGGAAGGAAATGGATTTTGACTCCGATTGA